In one Corallococcus sp. EGB genomic region, the following are encoded:
- a CDS encoding flagellar biosynthetic protein FliO, which yields MSTPVNTWLSSFSPRGRLLLASALLLGLATLAPLGGLSLVSTSRLLVGSMALAGLGWVLLRKGGVAGNGDAAVAEPLSIVARTGLSPRCGLALVEADGRRYLVAYGDTFAEIHEPRAVAVPPDASSRQAVKPRTDLEPTVLFPRTRQRRMTCDASRKRGGG from the coding sequence GTGAGCACCCCCGTGAACACGTGGCTGTCCTCGTTCTCTCCACGCGGCAGGCTGCTGCTCGCGTCGGCCTTGTTGCTGGGCCTGGCGACACTCGCGCCTTTGGGAGGACTGTCGCTGGTGAGCACCTCTCGCCTGTTGGTGGGTTCGATGGCGTTGGCGGGTCTGGGCTGGGTGCTGCTCCGCAAGGGAGGCGTCGCTGGGAATGGCGATGCGGCAGTCGCGGAGCCCCTGAGCATCGTCGCGCGGACGGGGCTCTCACCGCGTTGCGGGCTCGCGCTCGTGGAGGCGGATGGGCGGCGGTACCTCGTGGCCTACGGCGACACCTTCGCGGAGATCCATGAGCCCCGGGCCGTGGCGGTTCCTCCTGACGCATCCTCCCGGCAGGCGGTGAAGCCTCGGACGGACCTGGAGCCGACGGTGCTCTTCCCCCGCACGCGACAGCGCCGGATGACGTGTGATGCTTCCCGGAAGCGGGGTGGGGGATGA
- a CDS encoding YhjD/YihY/BrkB family envelope integrity protein gives MSWRARRSLLRARAWALQTAARAWAPIGATSGGRFAADIFIAGRTVARGFMGENLRLRAAALTYISMFSLVPLLTVGIVLLRTLHQEQFQRKLRFVISEVLAPGVSEESAALLDRFLHPGDSIAVGSVGFLAVLLSAGSLLRHIDGAVNELWGIRRQRPWLTRLAIYAGLLLLGPIFLAISFSGTGRVRVFLQTYAPSAPLFIAVGTTLIAMGSLTLLYLWTPYAHVRVRSALAGGLVAGLGWMLAKQVYAEFAARSFLYNPLYASLGALPLFLAWVYVSWLVMLFGARLSYAVEHVSFRDSLFAFGTHPRAHELVAARVAQDVTLCWVDGRTPPLPRELATRLRVPESLVHEVVDRMVEARLLERARRGGLLPARDPADITLADTTLAVHGVMITGGPETWTGPKAPGFEQFEPLFQAADRAGVDLLRRTRWLDLVTPLRPGLLAPPAPEAPKAAASSGNP, from the coding sequence CTGTCCTGGCGCGCCCGGCGGTCGCTGCTGCGGGCGCGGGCCTGGGCGCTCCAGACAGCGGCCCGTGCGTGGGCGCCCATCGGGGCCACGTCGGGCGGCCGCTTCGCGGCGGACATCTTCATCGCGGGGCGCACCGTGGCACGCGGCTTCATGGGCGAGAACCTCCGCCTGCGCGCCGCGGCCCTCACGTACATCAGCATGTTCTCGCTGGTGCCGCTGCTGACCGTGGGCATCGTGCTCCTGCGCACGCTCCACCAGGAGCAGTTCCAGCGGAAGCTGCGCTTCGTCATCTCCGAGGTGCTGGCGCCAGGGGTCAGCGAGGAGTCCGCCGCCCTGCTCGACCGGTTCCTGCACCCGGGCGACTCCATCGCGGTGGGCAGCGTGGGCTTCCTCGCGGTGCTGCTGTCAGCGGGCTCGCTGCTGCGCCACATCGATGGCGCGGTGAACGAGCTGTGGGGCATCCGGCGCCAGCGCCCGTGGCTCACGCGGCTGGCCATCTACGCGGGCCTGCTGCTGCTGGGGCCCATCTTCCTGGCCATCTCCTTCTCCGGTACGGGCCGGGTCCGCGTGTTCCTGCAGACCTACGCGCCCTCCGCGCCGCTGTTCATCGCCGTGGGCACCACGCTCATCGCCATGGGCAGCCTGACGCTGTTGTACCTCTGGACGCCCTACGCCCACGTGCGCGTGCGCTCGGCGCTGGCGGGCGGACTGGTGGCCGGGCTGGGGTGGATGCTGGCGAAGCAGGTGTACGCGGAGTTCGCCGCGCGCAGCTTCCTCTACAACCCGCTCTACGCGTCGCTGGGCGCCCTGCCCCTGTTCCTCGCCTGGGTGTACGTGAGCTGGCTGGTGATGCTGTTCGGCGCCCGGCTGTCCTACGCCGTGGAGCACGTCTCCTTCCGCGACTCCCTGTTCGCCTTCGGCACCCACCCGCGCGCGCACGAGCTGGTGGCCGCGCGCGTCGCGCAGGACGTCACCCTGTGCTGGGTGGATGGCCGCACCCCGCCCCTGCCCCGGGAGCTGGCCACGCGGCTGCGCGTGCCGGAGTCACTGGTCCACGAGGTGGTGGACCGGATGGTGGAAGCCCGCCTGCTGGAGCGGGCACGCCGGGGAGGCCTGCTCCCGGCGAGGGACCCCGCCGACATCACCCTCGCCGACACCACGCTCGCCGTGCACGGGGTGATGATCACCGGCGGCCCCGAGACCTGGACCGGCCCCAAGGCCCCGGGCTTCGAACAATTCGAACCCCTGTTCCAGGCGGCCGACCGTGCCGGGGTCGACCTGCTTCGCCGCACCCGCTGGTTGGACCTGGTGACGCCCCTGCGTCCGGGGCTGCTCGCCCCGCCCGCTCCCGAGGCCCCCAAGGCAGCGGCCAGCAGCGGAAATCCGTAA
- a CDS encoding flagellar biosynthesis protein FlhB, with the protein MSGEKTEQPTAKRLREARRKGQLPRSRMFSSSATTLGGLLGFIAFAPEGFVRLKDWAARLMLEQTFAGAWEEGAWVAARLCGPALGGAFVASLAVSVATVGFEWDASHAAPKFERINPISGLKRLFSVRPLVELGKALLVAALLALIVWNEVEEVGPDALRTAWLEGARGLDFLVGRLAALVTRLGWVVLGCGAVDYALAWRRHRHELMMTREEIKREHKESEGDPRHKGQRRALHRQLAQGGPARGVQKATAVIVNPTHIAVALRYDAGECDAPYLVAKGREQDALVLKEEARRQGIPVVRDVPLARSLIHFDVGESIPEELYQAAAVVLRTAMELREPDDRPRRQT; encoded by the coding sequence ATGAGCGGCGAGAAGACGGAACAGCCCACCGCGAAACGGCTGCGCGAGGCCCGGCGCAAGGGCCAGCTTCCTCGAAGCCGGATGTTCTCCTCCAGCGCGACGACCTTGGGTGGGCTGCTCGGCTTCATCGCGTTCGCGCCCGAGGGCTTCGTCAGGCTGAAGGACTGGGCCGCGAGGTTGATGCTGGAACAGACCTTCGCGGGAGCATGGGAGGAGGGCGCCTGGGTCGCGGCCCGGCTGTGCGGGCCTGCCTTGGGAGGCGCCTTCGTCGCATCCCTGGCGGTCTCCGTGGCCACCGTGGGTTTCGAATGGGATGCCAGCCATGCCGCGCCGAAATTCGAGCGCATCAATCCCATCTCGGGCCTCAAACGCCTCTTCAGCGTCCGGCCGCTGGTCGAGCTGGGCAAGGCGCTGCTCGTGGCGGCACTGCTGGCCCTCATCGTCTGGAACGAGGTGGAGGAGGTGGGGCCCGATGCCCTGCGGACCGCGTGGCTGGAGGGAGCCCGGGGCCTGGACTTCCTCGTCGGCCGTCTGGCTGCGCTGGTGACTCGCCTGGGGTGGGTGGTGCTGGGGTGCGGCGCCGTGGACTACGCGCTCGCGTGGCGCAGGCACCGGCACGAGCTGATGATGACCCGCGAAGAGATCAAACGGGAGCACAAGGAGAGCGAGGGCGACCCGCGTCACAAGGGACAACGGCGGGCCCTGCATCGCCAACTGGCGCAGGGTGGTCCGGCACGTGGAGTGCAGAAGGCCACCGCCGTGATCGTCAACCCCACGCACATCGCGGTCGCGCTCCGCTACGACGCGGGCGAATGCGACGCGCCCTACCTCGTGGCCAAGGGCCGTGAACAGGACGCGCTCGTGCTCAAGGAGGAAGCGCGCCGGCAGGGCATCCCCGTGGTCCGGGACGTGCCGCTGGCCCGCAGCCTCATCCACTTCGACGTCGGAGAGTCCATCCCCGAGGAGCTGTACCAGGCGGCCGCGGTCGTGTTGCGGACCGCGATGGAGCTTCGCGAGCCGGACGACCGTCCACGGAGACAGACGTGA
- the sctR gene encoding type III secretion system export apparatus subunit SctR — translation MKVLGLGCGVFLPALAFASEPSLAQASYAGSPLAMMGMLALLSLLPFAVLMLTSFSKIAVVLSLARSAMGTQQAPPTLVLTGLAVVLTGHIMAPVMERMYDAGQAAYDEVHSGAQVLSAAKQVTDPLRAFLMKHGSPEERARFVDLARELRPPEESEQVQETDLFVVIPAFVITELKEAFQIGFIVFLPFLVLDMVIANVLLALGMQTLSPGQVSLPFKILLFVAVDGWALLARGLILGYR, via the coding sequence ATGAAGGTGCTCGGATTGGGATGTGGCGTGTTCCTGCCCGCGCTGGCATTCGCCTCGGAGCCGTCCCTGGCGCAGGCCTCATATGCCGGCAGCCCGCTGGCGATGATGGGGATGCTCGCGCTCCTGTCGCTGCTGCCGTTCGCGGTGCTGATGCTGACGAGCTTCTCGAAGATCGCCGTGGTGCTCTCCCTGGCCCGCTCGGCGATGGGCACGCAGCAGGCACCGCCGACGCTGGTGCTCACCGGGCTCGCGGTGGTGCTGACGGGGCACATCATGGCGCCGGTGATGGAGCGCATGTACGACGCGGGCCAGGCGGCCTACGACGAGGTGCACTCCGGAGCGCAGGTCCTCTCCGCCGCGAAGCAGGTGACGGATCCCCTGCGAGCCTTCCTCATGAAGCACGGCAGCCCGGAGGAGCGGGCTCGCTTCGTGGACCTGGCCCGCGAGCTGCGTCCGCCGGAGGAGTCCGAACAGGTGCAGGAGACGGACCTGTTCGTCGTCATCCCGGCCTTCGTCATCACCGAGCTGAAGGAGGCCTTCCAGATTGGCTTCATCGTCTTCCTGCCGTTCCTGGTGCTCGACATGGTCATCGCCAATGTGTTGCTCGCGTTGGGGATGCAGACGCTGTCGCCGGGGCAGGTGAGCCTTCCCTTCAAGATCCTCCTCTTCGTCGCCGTGGATGGCTGGGCCCTGCTCGCGCGGGGACTCATCCTCGGCTACCGGTGA
- a CDS encoding Rne/Rng family ribonuclease produces the protein MSSVLVINAAGRETRVALVEGGHIAEFYLERKKDKGVVGNIYKGRVVRVLPGMQAAFVDIGLEKAAFLYVSDVVYDPDFARAQFELTEGEHEDAPDVPTESEADAVEAAAASPDATHALPAGAEAPQARPEPVLAHDGALALDVQAQASAPVESPEAAPEAVTPAPEAVAAPVEAQASSEAAEVAAHAAAVSVVAETPAEGALRETAVEVSTAAVAVPLPVNGSPPVESPAVVQETPAESATAAALAESGVAPATEGSAAEPPPHAAVLGELIPSPAAESARPAEVSGERRTPREAREAREPRNREGREKDKDKRRQEQPRREKRDEEKEKPKQRKTDKIEDLLKVGQEVVVQISKDPIGTKGARLTSHISIPGRHLVFMPTVDHVGISRRISNEKERRRLREIVDRLRPPGTGFIVRTVAENVPQEKLESDIRFLIEVWNQVVRRNEKRGGPGLLHPDLDLILRATRDLFAHDVEKLVVDDAEEYERIQGFVTAQDPALRDRVVLHESDEPVFDAYGIEQELQRATQRKVWLKSGGYLIIDQAEALTAIDVNSGRYVGKKSLEETITKINVEAAKEIVYQLRLRNIGGIIICDFIDMEKAQNRDKVFKSLQEALGRDKAKTNVLRISELGLVEMTRKRVRESIGRVLHEDCPYCDGKGFVKTATTVAYEIFREIRREAPGYKDSTLVINCNAEVARLLQGEERNELRHLMDRYNKSIQVKAQQNYHREQYDIYGRSATGPEHKVASSPGSGDGELAMQQRRPENNYGGRQDQGRRGGGRDRDRGERGGGENRGGAEGRGGERGGERGGERGGGDRREGRRPERGGDRNRGGDRERRGGEGRSGERGGGGENRGGERGERGERGGGSGGGHNGGNGGGTPPAASGGGSSSEPSGGGGEG, from the coding sequence ATGAGCAGTGTGCTCGTCATCAACGCCGCGGGTCGGGAGACCCGGGTGGCGCTCGTCGAGGGCGGCCATATCGCGGAGTTCTACCTCGAGCGTAAGAAGGACAAGGGCGTCGTCGGGAACATCTACAAGGGCCGCGTCGTCCGGGTGCTCCCGGGCATGCAGGCGGCCTTTGTCGACATCGGGTTGGAGAAGGCCGCCTTCCTGTATGTCAGCGACGTCGTCTACGACCCGGACTTCGCCCGCGCGCAGTTCGAGCTGACCGAGGGCGAGCACGAGGACGCCCCGGACGTCCCCACCGAGTCCGAGGCCGATGCGGTCGAGGCCGCCGCCGCGTCTCCGGACGCCACGCACGCCCTGCCCGCTGGCGCGGAGGCTCCCCAGGCGCGGCCGGAGCCCGTGCTGGCCCACGACGGGGCGCTGGCCCTGGACGTCCAGGCCCAGGCCTCCGCTCCGGTGGAGTCCCCGGAAGCGGCGCCCGAGGCCGTGACGCCGGCGCCGGAGGCCGTCGCGGCCCCGGTGGAGGCCCAGGCTTCATCCGAGGCCGCCGAGGTGGCGGCGCACGCGGCGGCCGTGTCCGTCGTCGCGGAGACCCCGGCCGAAGGGGCCCTGCGGGAGACCGCGGTCGAGGTGTCCACCGCCGCCGTGGCGGTGCCGCTGCCGGTGAACGGCTCGCCGCCGGTGGAGTCCCCGGCGGTGGTGCAGGAGACGCCCGCGGAGAGCGCCACCGCCGCCGCCCTCGCCGAGTCCGGCGTGGCGCCCGCGACGGAGGGCAGCGCCGCCGAGCCGCCGCCGCACGCGGCCGTCCTGGGTGAGCTCATCCCCTCCCCCGCCGCCGAGTCCGCGCGTCCCGCCGAGGTGTCCGGCGAGCGCCGCACGCCGCGCGAGGCCCGGGAGGCTCGCGAGCCGCGCAACCGCGAGGGCCGTGAGAAGGACAAGGACAAGCGCCGCCAGGAGCAGCCCCGCCGCGAGAAGCGCGACGAGGAGAAGGAGAAGCCCAAGCAGCGCAAGACGGACAAGATTGAAGACCTGCTGAAGGTGGGCCAGGAGGTGGTGGTCCAGATTTCGAAGGACCCCATCGGCACGAAGGGCGCGCGGCTCACCTCGCACATCTCCATCCCGGGCCGTCACCTGGTGTTCATGCCCACGGTGGACCACGTGGGCATCAGCCGCCGCATCTCCAATGAGAAGGAGCGCCGCCGGCTGCGCGAAATCGTGGACCGGCTGCGTCCGCCCGGCACGGGCTTCATCGTGCGCACGGTGGCGGAGAACGTTCCCCAGGAGAAGCTGGAGAGCGACATCCGGTTCCTCATCGAGGTGTGGAACCAGGTGGTGCGCCGCAACGAGAAGCGCGGCGGCCCGGGCCTGCTGCACCCGGACCTGGACCTCATCCTGCGCGCCACGCGCGACCTGTTCGCCCACGACGTGGAGAAGCTCGTCGTGGACGACGCGGAGGAGTACGAGCGCATCCAGGGCTTCGTCACCGCGCAGGACCCGGCGCTGCGCGACCGCGTGGTGCTGCACGAGAGCGACGAGCCCGTCTTCGACGCCTACGGGATTGAGCAGGAGCTGCAGCGCGCCACCCAGCGCAAGGTGTGGCTGAAGAGCGGCGGCTACCTCATCATCGACCAGGCGGAGGCGCTCACCGCCATCGACGTCAACTCGGGGCGCTACGTCGGCAAGAAGAGCCTCGAGGAGACCATCACCAAGATCAACGTCGAGGCGGCCAAGGAGATCGTCTACCAGCTCCGGCTGCGCAACATCGGCGGCATCATCATCTGCGACTTCATCGACATGGAGAAGGCGCAGAACCGCGACAAGGTCTTCAAGTCGCTGCAGGAGGCGCTGGGCCGGGACAAGGCCAAGACGAACGTGCTGCGCATCTCCGAGCTGGGCCTGGTGGAGATGACGCGCAAGCGCGTGCGCGAGTCCATTGGCCGCGTGCTGCACGAGGACTGCCCGTACTGCGACGGCAAGGGCTTCGTGAAGACGGCCACCACGGTGGCGTACGAAATCTTCCGGGAGATCCGCCGCGAGGCGCCGGGCTACAAGGACTCCACGCTGGTCATCAACTGCAACGCGGAGGTCGCGCGGCTGCTCCAGGGTGAGGAGCGCAACGAGCTGCGGCACCTGATGGACCGCTACAACAAGTCCATCCAGGTGAAGGCGCAGCAGAACTACCACCGCGAGCAGTACGACATCTACGGCCGGTCGGCCACGGGCCCCGAGCACAAGGTGGCCTCGTCGCCGGGCTCCGGCGACGGCGAGCTGGCGATGCAGCAGCGCCGCCCGGAGAACAACTACGGCGGCCGTCAGGACCAGGGCCGCCGTGGCGGTGGCCGGGACCGCGACCGGGGTGAGCGCGGCGGCGGTGAGAACCGCGGCGGCGCCGAGGGCCGTGGCGGCGAGCGCGGCGGGGAACGCGGTGGCGAGCGCGGCGGTGGAGACCGTCGCGAGGGCCGGCGTCCCGAGCGCGGCGGTGACCGCAACCGCGGTGGCGACCGTGAGCGTCGCGGCGGCGAGGGCCGGAGCGGTGAGCGCGGCGGCGGCGGTGAGAACCGCGGCGGCGAGCGCGGGGAGCGAGGTGAGCGCGGCGGCGGTTCCGGCGGTGGCCACAACGGCGGCAATGGCGGCGGCACGCCTCCCGCGGCGTCCGGCGGCGGCTCCTCGTCGGAGCCGTCCGGAGGGGGCGGCGAAGGCTGA
- a CDS encoding DUF3052 family protein: protein MTPYALASLPAMLGIRSGTKVSVINPPRGFVQKLNPLPDGVEFLVTAQTGLDVILFFTSDATELVQRLPALSRATTLNGGIWVCWPAGEGVKTRLSEDFVRQAALDIGLVDNKICIIDETWTGLRLVRRPRGKLDKPEGRKQAPAQA, encoded by the coding sequence ATGACGCCCTACGCGCTGGCATCCCTGCCGGCCATGCTGGGCATCCGGTCCGGCACCAAGGTCTCTGTCATCAACCCCCCGCGGGGCTTCGTGCAGAAGCTCAACCCGCTGCCGGACGGGGTGGAGTTCCTCGTCACGGCCCAGACGGGGCTGGACGTCATCCTCTTCTTCACCTCCGACGCCACGGAGCTGGTGCAGCGGCTGCCCGCGCTGTCGCGCGCCACCACCCTCAACGGCGGCATCTGGGTCTGCTGGCCCGCCGGCGAGGGCGTGAAGACGCGCCTGTCCGAGGACTTCGTGCGCCAGGCGGCGCTCGACATCGGGCTGGTGGACAACAAGATCTGCATCATCGACGAGACCTGGACGGGCCTCCGGCTGGTGCGCCGTCCGCGCGGCAAGCTGGACAAGCCGGAAGGGCGCAAGCAGGCCCCCGCGCAAGCCTGA
- a CDS encoding HU family DNA-binding protein produces MLKSDLINILVAKRGVTQKQAEATIETIFESMKDALCRGENIEIRGLGAFHVKNYQGYQGRNPKTGQVIPVKPKRGLLFRTGKELRDRVNRPAPLQAQSDLPPSSEFKGSSGTGTL; encoded by the coding sequence ATGCTCAAGTCCGATCTGATCAACATCCTCGTCGCCAAACGAGGCGTGACCCAGAAGCAGGCGGAGGCGACCATCGAGACGATTTTCGAGTCGATGAAGGACGCCCTCTGCCGCGGGGAGAACATCGAGATTCGCGGGCTTGGCGCCTTCCACGTGAAGAACTACCAGGGCTACCAGGGCCGCAATCCGAAGACGGGCCAGGTCATCCCGGTGAAGCCCAAGCGCGGCCTGCTCTTCCGCACGGGCAAGGAGCTGCGCGACCGGGTCAACCGCCCCGCGCCGCTGCAGGCCCAGTCAGACCTGCCGCCCTCCTCCGAGTTCAAGGGCAGCAGCGGCACCGGCACCCTCTAG
- a CDS encoding flagellar biosynthetic protein FliQ yields the protein MTQDVLLTLGREALLLMVLASLPPIGASLLVGFLMSLFQATTQLQESTLSVVPKLCAAVLSLVFAGPWIAGQLTRFTQQLLMLIAEVAL from the coding sequence ATGACCCAGGACGTCCTGCTCACCCTGGGGCGTGAAGCCCTGCTGTTGATGGTGCTCGCCTCGTTGCCGCCCATTGGCGCCAGCCTGCTCGTGGGCTTCCTGATGAGCCTCTTCCAGGCGACGACCCAGCTGCAGGAGAGCACGCTGTCGGTGGTGCCCAAGCTGTGCGCGGCGGTGCTGTCCCTGGTGTTCGCGGGGCCGTGGATCGCCGGACAGCTCACACGCTTCACCCAACAGCTGCTCATGCTCATCGCGGAGGTCGCGCTGTGA
- a CDS encoding flagellar biosynthesis protein FlhA, with the protein MPPFLKVSLKARQSSQVVLAVAMAAVLGALIIPLPAWLLDVGLAVNLAAAVALLVAALNAKDALRVTSFPTLLLFTTLFRLSLNVSSTRLALSEGHAGEVIQSFGEFVVRGDYVVGAVVFAILTLVQLLVVTKGAERVAEVSARFTLDAMPGKQMSIDADLRAGAIDQTMARRRRRDLERESQMFGAMDGAMKFVKGDVIAGLVIVAVNLLGGTLIGVLQNGQSFSEAAATFALIAIGDGLVSQVPSLCIAVAAGLVVTRVAAEKEEDSLGTEIGSQFFGDYRTLTTVAGLCVALALMPGMPHLTFLALAAGLGGLGYALRGKGQAPEKAPAKDGASPEAAAPAGAAGKPPESAKAPVGVTPLTLDLSAQLTPLAEADGGAFVHTVLNTVRDELFFELGVRIPGIRVRTHAAYLGAGEYRILLDEVPAGGGVVQPGALYALVPPGELAFLEVQAEAAVEPASGRPISRVGEGARSRLELAQVPLRKPSELIAEHLRVVLRLRASALLGLQEVQGLLEGLEAQWPVLVKEALQKVPLPLLVDVLRRLVQEQVSIRDLRAILEALVAPTTEGDAAALAERCRQALHRYLSHQFAPTGPLYAYLVDPEVEDVLRASGPRGAAPEPERILEILEGVRQIASGGRAVLLAAPDIRRPLRKLCEGPFPDVAVLTYGELDGDLQIRPIGRLSPVAVGR; encoded by the coding sequence ATGCCCCCCTTCCTGAAGGTCTCGCTGAAGGCCCGCCAATCCTCCCAGGTCGTCCTCGCCGTGGCGATGGCGGCGGTGCTGGGCGCACTCATCATCCCGCTGCCCGCGTGGCTCCTTGACGTGGGGCTCGCGGTGAATCTGGCCGCGGCGGTGGCGCTGCTGGTCGCGGCGCTGAACGCGAAGGACGCGCTGCGGGTGACGTCGTTCCCCACCTTGCTGCTCTTCACCACGCTGTTCCGGCTGTCGCTCAACGTGTCGTCCACGCGGCTGGCCCTCTCCGAAGGCCATGCGGGCGAGGTCATCCAGTCCTTCGGCGAGTTCGTGGTGCGGGGCGACTACGTGGTGGGCGCGGTGGTGTTCGCCATCCTGACGCTCGTGCAGTTGCTGGTGGTGACCAAGGGCGCGGAGCGGGTCGCGGAGGTGTCCGCCCGCTTCACGCTGGACGCCATGCCCGGCAAGCAGATGTCCATCGACGCGGACCTGCGCGCGGGCGCCATCGACCAGACGATGGCCCGGCGGCGCAGGCGCGACCTGGAGCGCGAGTCGCAGATGTTCGGCGCCATGGACGGCGCGATGAAGTTCGTGAAGGGCGATGTCATCGCGGGCCTCGTCATCGTCGCGGTGAACCTGCTGGGCGGCACCCTCATTGGCGTGTTGCAGAACGGGCAGTCGTTCTCAGAAGCCGCCGCCACCTTCGCCCTCATCGCCATCGGCGACGGGCTCGTGTCCCAGGTGCCCTCGCTGTGCATCGCGGTGGCTGCGGGGCTTGTCGTCACGCGGGTGGCGGCGGAGAAGGAGGAGGACTCGCTCGGGACGGAGATCGGCTCCCAGTTCTTCGGCGACTACCGCACGCTGACCACCGTCGCGGGCCTGTGTGTCGCGCTGGCCCTGATGCCGGGCATGCCGCACCTGACGTTCCTCGCGCTGGCCGCGGGGCTCGGAGGGCTCGGGTATGCGCTGCGGGGCAAGGGCCAGGCGCCGGAGAAGGCCCCGGCGAAGGACGGGGCCTCCCCGGAAGCCGCGGCGCCCGCTGGAGCCGCGGGCAAGCCTCCGGAGAGCGCGAAGGCGCCGGTCGGGGTGACGCCGCTCACGCTCGACCTGTCCGCGCAGCTGACGCCGTTGGCGGAGGCGGACGGAGGCGCCTTCGTGCACACGGTGCTGAACACGGTGCGCGACGAGCTGTTCTTCGAACTGGGCGTGCGCATCCCGGGCATCCGGGTGCGGACCCACGCGGCCTACCTGGGCGCGGGGGAGTACCGCATCCTCCTGGATGAAGTGCCCGCAGGTGGCGGCGTGGTGCAGCCCGGGGCCCTGTACGCGCTCGTTCCTCCCGGCGAGCTGGCCTTCCTGGAGGTCCAGGCGGAGGCGGCGGTGGAGCCCGCCAGCGGGCGGCCCATCAGCCGCGTGGGAGAGGGGGCCCGCTCCCGGCTGGAGCTGGCCCAGGTGCCGCTGCGCAAGCCGTCGGAGCTCATCGCGGAGCACCTGCGGGTCGTGCTGCGCCTGCGTGCCTCCGCGCTGCTGGGACTCCAGGAGGTGCAGGGACTGCTGGAAGGACTGGAGGCCCAGTGGCCCGTGCTGGTGAAGGAAGCGCTGCAGAAGGTGCCGCTGCCGCTGCTGGTGGACGTGCTGCGGCGGCTCGTGCAGGAGCAGGTGAGCATCCGCGACCTGCGCGCCATCCTGGAGGCGCTCGTGGCGCCCACCACCGAAGGCGACGCGGCGGCCCTGGCCGAGCGCTGCCGTCAGGCCTTGCACCGCTACCTGAGCCACCAGTTCGCACCCACGGGCCCGCTGTACGCATACCTCGTGGATCCGGAGGTGGAGGACGTGCTGCGCGCCAGCGGTCCGCGGGGGGCCGCGCCAGAGCCGGAGCGCATCCTGGAGATATTGGAAGGAGTGCGGCAGATCGCCAGCGGGGGCCGGGCGGTGCTGCTCGCGGCCCCGGACATCCGCCGCCCGCTGCGCAAGCTGTGCGAGGGCCCGTTCCCGGACGTGGCGGTGCTCACCTACGGCGAGCTGGACGGGGACCTGCAGATTCGCCCCATTGGCCGGCTTTCGCCGGTCGCCGTGGGGCGGTGA
- a CDS encoding EscT/YscT/HrcT family type III secretion system export apparatus protein yields MNPEVLGEQLLELGPHMVAAALCAARLLPIAFLCPLLGGQAAPTTVRLGLVFALSLFLHIEAGVEFSGTVETPVVMAVLVVRELAYGVSVGLVSALPFDAARMGGRFIDLFRGTSAEASLPLAGSRESATGDALYHLLVARVVSGALFPVVLSALLSGFGVVRLGAFVPTEASALHVVVMVGGAMATGLAVGAPVAAAALAVDGFLGMASRAASAANLQEMGAPLRILGGGALLWLGVGLLCERLLAGVASTEGALALLGEASR; encoded by the coding sequence GTGAACCCGGAGGTCTTGGGTGAACAACTCCTCGAACTGGGACCGCACATGGTCGCGGCGGCGCTGTGCGCGGCGCGGCTCCTGCCCATCGCGTTCCTCTGTCCGTTGCTGGGAGGACAGGCCGCGCCGACGACGGTCAGGCTGGGGCTGGTGTTCGCGCTGTCGCTCTTCCTGCACATCGAAGCGGGCGTGGAGTTCAGCGGAACGGTGGAGACGCCCGTGGTGATGGCGGTGCTCGTGGTGCGAGAGCTGGCCTACGGCGTCTCCGTGGGGCTCGTGTCCGCGCTGCCCTTCGACGCGGCGAGGATGGGAGGCCGCTTCATCGACCTGTTCCGGGGGACCTCCGCGGAGGCGAGTCTGCCGCTGGCGGGGAGCCGCGAGTCGGCCACGGGGGACGCGCTCTACCACCTGCTGGTGGCGAGGGTGGTGTCGGGAGCGCTCTTCCCCGTGGTTCTCTCCGCCCTGCTGAGCGGCTTCGGAGTGGTGCGGCTGGGGGCCTTCGTGCCCACGGAAGCCTCGGCGCTGCATGTCGTGGTGATGGTGGGCGGCGCGATGGCCACGGGGCTCGCGGTGGGGGCCCCGGTGGCGGCCGCGGCGCTCGCGGTGGATGGCTTCCTGGGCATGGCCTCGAGGGCCGCGTCGGCGGCGAACCTCCAGGAGATGGGGGCTCCGCTGAGAATCCTCGGGGGCGGCGCGCTGCTGTGGCTGGGCGTGGGGCTGCTGTGTGAGCGGCTGCTCGCGGGCGTGGCTTCGACGGAGGGGGCGCTGGCACTGCTGGGCGAGGCCTCGCGATGA
- a CDS encoding acylphosphatase — translation MSTQRRVTLRIQGAVQGVSYRESARQEALRLNLSGWVRNRSDGSVEATVEGEPGALEDFIRWCHSGPRMARVTDVARTDGQATGEFRTFTVERTS, via the coding sequence ATGAGCACGCAGCGCCGGGTGACCCTGCGCATCCAGGGCGCGGTCCAGGGCGTCTCCTACCGGGAGAGCGCCCGTCAGGAGGCGCTGCGCCTCAACCTGTCAGGCTGGGTGCGCAACCGGAGCGACGGCTCCGTGGAGGCCACGGTGGAAGGCGAACCGGGCGCGCTGGAAGACTTCATCCGCTGGTGTCACTCGGGTCCCCGCATGGCGCGCGTCACGGACGTGGCGCGCACCGACGGGCAGGCCACTGGCGAGTTCCGCACCTTCACCGTGGAGCGCACATCATGA